A DNA window from Loxodonta africana isolate mLoxAfr1 chromosome 7, mLoxAfr1.hap2, whole genome shotgun sequence contains the following coding sequences:
- the LOC100659867 gene encoding olfactory receptor 10W1 encodes MYCQSNFSICLCNYPQRRAVSSMTWQNHSVLMELVFLAYPSHPELRILVFLGISPVYALVITGNVLIVLAIQKEARLQTPMYYFLGSLSGVEVCYTAVVVPHMLVNSLKTQKTITFLGCATQMVFFIGLGSADCFLLAAMAYDRYVAICYPLQYPLIMSLTLCVRLVVTSVVVGFFLSVQLVAFIFSLPFCQARGIEHFFCDVPPVMRLVCANSHFHEHSVLVAATLAIAVPFFLIAASYAFIVSAVLRIHSAAGHSQAFSTCSSHFTVVLLQYGCCAFMYLRPSSSYYPKKDQLLSLIYTLGTPLLNPLIYTLRNNEVKGALGRVLTRNYLSKNS; translated from the coding sequence ATGTACTGTCAGTCTAATTTTTCCATCTGTCTTTGTAACTATCCACAGAGAAGAGCTGTTAGCTCAATGACCTGGCAAAATCATTCAGTATTGATGGAATTGGTGTTCCTGGCCTATCCCTCCCACCCTGAGCTAAGAATCCTGGTATTCCTTGGAATCAGCCCAGTTTATGCATTGGTCATCACTGGAAATGTCCTCATTGTGTTGgccatccagaaagaagcccgCCTACAAACACCCATGTACTATTTTCTGGGCAGCCTCTCAGGGGTAGAAGTATGCTACACTGCTGTAGTTGTGCCCCATATGCTGGTAAACAGcctaaagacacagaagaccatAACTTTCCTGGGCTGCGCCACTCAGATGGTGTTCTTCATTGGACTTGGCAGTGCTGATTGCTTCCTCTTAgctgccatggcctatgaccggtatgtggccatctgctacCCTTTGCAGTACCCTCTCATCATGTCTTTGACTCTCTGTGTACGCTTGGTTGTGACTTCTGTAGTCGTTGGCTTCTTCCTGTCTGTACAACTGGTGGCCTTCATCTTCTCTCTGCCATTCTGCCAGGCTCGGGGTATCGAGCACTTCTTTTGTGATGTGCCACCAGTGATGCGGCTTGTTTGTGCCAACAGCCACTTCCATGAGCACTCAGTGCTGGTGGCAGCCACACTAGCAATTGCTGTGCCTTTCTTCCTCATTGCTGCCTCCTATGCCTTCATAGTGTCTGCTGTGCTCAGGATCCACTCAGCAGCTGGCCACAGCCAAGCTTTCTCCACCTGCTCCTCCCATTTCACTGTGGTCCTGCTGCAGTATGGTTGTTGTGCCTTTATGTACCTGCGCCCCAGCTCCAGCTACTACCCCAAGAAAGATCAGCTCCTCTCACTGATCTACACACTGGGCACCCCACTGCTCAACCCACTCATCTATACCCTGAGGAACAATGAGGTGAAGGGGGCCCTTGGCAGAGTTCTTACCAGGAATTACCTTTCCAAGAACAGCTAG
- the LOC100659767 gene encoding olfactory receptor 10Q1-like, which yields MLARNPVLNQSGPTEFVFRVPSTVPEIQALLFLLFLVLYLMILCGNTAIIWVVCTDSSLRTPMYFFLSNLSFVEICYTTVVVPLMLSNIFGAQKPIPLVGCGAQMFFFLTFGGADCFLLAIMAYDRYVAICHPLHYALIMTQKLCFQVVFGAMALALLLSLQLTALIFTLPFCGHHREINHFLCDVPPVLRLACADIHVHQAVLYVVSILVLTVPFTVISVSYVFITVAILRIRSAEGRRRAFSTCSSHLTVVLLQYGCCALVYLRPQSSSTVDEDRQFALVYTFITPLLNPLIYTLRNKDVKGALKKAISSKGAAETL from the coding sequence ATGCTTGCCCGGAACCCTGTCCTCAACCAGTCCGGCCCCACTGAGTTCGTATTCCGTGTGCCCTCCACagtcccagaaattcaagcccttctcttccttcttttcctcgtCCTCTACTTGATGATCCTTTGCGGCAACACAGCCATCATCTGGGTAGTGTGTACCGATAGCTCCCTCCGCACCCCAATGTATTTCTTTCTGTCCAACTTGTCCTTTGTAGAGATCTGCTACACCACGGTGGTGGTGCCCTTAATGCTCTCCAACATCTTTGGGGCCCAGAAGCCCATTCCCTTGGTTGGCTGCGGGGCCCAAATgttcttttttcttacttttgGTGGTGCCGACTGTTTTCTCTTGGCAATCATGGCTTATGATCGATACGTGGCCATCTGCCACCCACTGCACTACGCCCTCATCATGACCCAGAAGCTGTGCTTCCAGGTGGTGTTTGGTGCTATGGCCCTGGCCCTCTTGCTCTCCTTGCAGCTCACAGCCTTAATTTTCACTCTGCCCTTCTGTGGGCACCACCGGGAAATCAACCACTTCCTGTGTGATGTTCCTCCCGTCCTGCGCCTGGCCTGTGCTGATATTCACGTGCACCAGGCTGTCCTCTACGTGGTCAGCATACTTGTACTGACCGTCCCCTTCACCGTTATCTCCGTGTCCTATGTGTTCATCACAGTGGCCATCCTACGCATCCGTTCTGCCGAGGGCCGCCGCCgggccttctccacctgctccTCCCACCTCACAGTGGTCTTGCTGCAGTACGGCTGTTGTGCCCTGGTCTATCTACGTCCCCAGTCCAGCTCCACCGTGGATGAGGATCGCCAATTTGCCCTTGTGTACACTTTTATCACTCCCTTACTGAATCCCCTGATCTACACCCTTAGGAACAAAGATGTCAAAGGTGCCCTGAAAAAGGCCATCAGTAGCAAAGGAGCAGCTGAAACTCTCTGA